The following proteins are co-located in the Molothrus ater isolate BHLD 08-10-18 breed brown headed cowbird chromosome 29, BPBGC_Mater_1.1, whole genome shotgun sequence genome:
- the POGZ gene encoding pogo transposable element with ZNF domain isoform X2, which translates to MADTDLFMECEEEELEPWQKISDVIEDSVVEDYNSMEKNPTGGNAAVQPGGQSLLLAQSPAPGLGAVVTQPLLRPVQLMQNANHGTNPPAGTQPIFITTQGFPVQNVRPVQSPMNQVGIVLNVQQGQTVRPITLVPAPGTQFVKPAVGVPQVFSPVAQVRPGSAGPGRPATNAFATVIPATLTLRSTVPQAQAPQQMSIASFVTVKRPGVPGDGGSGGPEVAKLVNTLGTVPSLAHGPAALAVPNSSPGSAQRGPAGEASASAAPRKGSSSPIPSLDFQDGGRKVCPKCDSQFRVTEALRGHMCYCCPELVEFLKKRKSLDSEPAPPSAKAPSPAQGAAPAPPPTPPKAAPEPGEGGADPAQAKLIMLVDEFYYGRDGGKGAAVPPCPRVPTSFRCPHCTKRLKNNIRFMNHMKHHVELDQQNGEVDVHTICQHCYRHFSTPFQLQCHLENVHSPYESSTKCKICEWAFESEPLFLQHMKDTHKPGEMPYVCQVCQYRSSLYSEVDSHFRLIHEDTRHLLCPYCLKVFKNGNAFQQHFMRHQKSVYHCNKCRLQFLFAKDKIEHKLQHHKTFRKPKQLEGLKPGTKVTIRASRGQPRSLPLEPPHGMGPDPAPLGPSSDPQPLFLCHRNAPRRAGKKTSGLGRQTCLECSFEIPDFPNHFPTYVHCSLCRYSTCCSRAYANHMINNHVPRKSPKYLALFKNYTASGVRLSCSSCLFVTSEGDSMAKHLVFNPSHESSNIIVQGPSWISHSRHPQDAPQPPPCPTPSPPPPPKPQTPQKPQAPAPTPPPAPAPPPPEAAPGPSPPEPAQREPEPGRKEALSVRKLRVVLFALCSSPEQAARHFRSPPRRIRRWLRRCRALQDERPELPEGKYLSLEAEEKLAEWVLTQREQQLPVNEETLFQKATKIGRALEGGFQISYEWAVRFMLRHHLSTHTRRGVAHPLPKEIQGNAGAFIEFVQRQIHAQELPPAMIAAVDEISLFLDAEVLGSDERKESALQTVGNGEPWCELVLTLLADGGVLPALVISRGRPPCPTALPKSILLESKESGCGDDEIMELWAARVWRKHTECRGGASKGMLVLDCHRTHLSEEVLAVLSAAGALPAVIPAGCSSRTQPLDVCVKRSLKNFLHKKWRERARDLADSDSSALLQLLLGWLGEALEVLGNCPELIRKSFLVASVLPGPAGDSGSPRRNGDEQEELIAAMEERLKIAKTRESSPEFPENDDPEADPDILHRLFEGESEAESFYGFEEADLELMEI; encoded by the exons ATGGCAGACACGGACCTTTTCATGGAAtgcgaggaggaggagctggagccatGGCAGAAAATCAGCGACGTCATCGAGGACTCCGTGGTGGAGGATTACAATTCCATGGAGAAAAATCCCACAG GCGGGAATGCTGCCGTCCAGCCGGGCGGGCAGTCGCTGCTGCTGGCGCAGAGCCCCGCGCCCGGCCTGGGGGCCGTGGTGACGCAGCCGCTGCTGCGGCCGGTGCAGCTGATGCAGAACGCCAACCACGGCACCAACCCGCCCGCGGGCACCCAGCCCATCTTCATCACCACCCAG GGGTTCCCGGTGCAGAACGTCCGGCCTGTGCAGAGCCCCATGAACCAGGTGGGCATCGTGCTCAATGTCCAGCAGGGCCAGACCGTCCGGCCAATCACCCTCGTGCCAg CCCCAGGTACCCAGTTTGTTAAACCAGCAGTTGGCGTTCCCCAGGTGTTCTCGCCGGTGGCGCAGGTGcggccgggcagcgccgggcccggccggccGGCCACCAACGCCTTCGCCACGGTCATCCCGGCCACGCTGACCCTGCGCAGCACCGTGCCCCAGGCCCAGGCGCCCCAGCAGA TGAGCATCGCCAGCTTCGTGACCGTGAAGCGCCCGGGCGTGCCCGGCGATggcggcagcggcggccccGAGGTGGCCAAGCTGGTGAACACGCTGGGCACGGTGCCCTCGCTGGcgcacggccccgccgcgctgGCCGTGCCGAACagcagccccggcagcgcccagcgcggccccgccggcgAGGCCTCGGCCTCGGCCGCGCCCCGCAAAG gcagctcctctcccattcccagcctggatttCCAGGATGGGGGGCGCAAGGTCTGTCCCAAGTGCGACTCGCAGTTCCGCGTCACCGAGGCGCTGCGGGGCCACATGTGT TACTGCTGCCCGGAGCTGGTGGAATTCCTGAAGAAACGCAAATCCCTGGATTCCGAGCCTGCCCCGCCCTCGGCCAAGGCCCCCTCCCCCGCCCAgggcgcggccccggccccgcccccgaCCCCGCCCAAGGCTGCACCTGAGCCAGGTGAGGGCGGGGCCGACCCCGCCCAGGCCAAGCTGATCATGCTGGTGGATGAGTTCTACTACGGGCGGGACGGGGGCAAGGGGGCGGCTGTGCCACCGTGCCCCAGGGTGCCCACGTCCTTCCGCTGCCCCCACTGCACCAAGCGCCTCAAGAACAACATCCG gttCATGAACCACATGAAGCACCACGTGGAGCTGGACCAGCAGAACGGGGAGGTGGACGTGCACACCATCTGCCAGCACTGCTACCGCCACTTCAGCACGCCCttccagctgcagtgccacCTGGAGAATGTGCACAGCCCCTACGAGTCCAGCA CCAAGTGCAAGATCTGTGAGTGGGCGTTTGAGAGCGAGCCGCTCTTCCTGCAGCACATGAAGGACACCCACAAACCCGGGGAGATGCCCTACGTCTGCCAG GTGTGCCAGTACCGCTCGTCGCTGTACTCGGAGGTGGACAGCCACTTCCGGCTGATCCACGAGGACACGCGGCACCTGCTCTGCCCCTACTGCCTCAAGGTGTTCAAGAACGGCAACGCCTTCCAGCAGCACTTCATGAGGCACCAG AAGAGCGTGTACCACTGCAACAAGTGCCGCCTGCAGTTCCTGTTTGCCAAGGACAAGATTGAGCACAAGCTGCAGCACCACAAAACCTTCCGCAAGCCCAAGCAGCTCGAGGGGCTCAAACCCGGCACCAAG GTGACGATCCGCGCGTCCCGGGGCCAGCCCCGCTCGCTGCCGCTGGAGCCTCCCCACGGGATGGGCCCGGACCCGGCGCCCCTGGGACCCTCCTCCgacccccagcccctcttccTGTGCCACCGCAACGCCCCCCGCCGGGCCGGCAAAAAAAC GAGCGGCCTGGGCCGGCAGACGTGCCTGGAGTGCAGCTTCGAGATCCCCGACTTCCCCAACCACTTCCCCACCTACGTGCACTGCTCGCTGTGCCGCTacagcacctgctgctcccGCGCCTACGCCAACCACATGATCAA caACCACGTTCCCCGGAAAAGCCCCAAATATTTGGCTTTGTTCAAGAACTACACGGCCAG CGGGGTGAGGCTCTCatgctcctcctgcctcttcGTCACCTCTGAGGGCGACTCCATGGCCAAACATTTGGTGTTCAACCCCTCCCACGAGTCCAGCAACATCATTGTCCAAg GGCCTTCTTGGATATCACATTCCAG GCACCCCCAGGACGCGCCTCAGCCCCCTCCGTGCCCAACGCCCTCCCCTCCGCCGCCTCCCAAACCCCAGACGCCCCAGAAGCCCCAGGCCCCGGCCCCGACCCCgccgccagccccggccccgccgccgcccgagGCCGCCCCCGGCCCGAGCCCGCCGGAGCCCGCGCAGCGCGAGCCCGAGCCCGGCCGCAAGGAGGCGCTGTCGGTGCGGAAGCTGCGCGTGGTGCTGTTCGCGCTGTGCTCCAGCCCCGAGCAGGCGGCGCGGCACTTCCGCAGCCCCCCCCGCCGCATCCGCCGCTGGCTGCGCCGCTGCCGGGCCCTCCAGGACGAGCGCCCCGAGCTGCCCGAGGGCAAATACCTCAGCCTGGAGGCCGAGGAGAAGCTGGCCGAGTGGGTGCTGACGCAGCGCGAGCAGCAGCTGCCCGTCAACGAGGAGACGCTCTTCCAGAAGGCCACCAAGATCGGCAGGGCCCTGGAGGGGGGCTTCCAGATCTCCTACGAGTGGGCCGTGAGGTTCATGCTGCGGCACCACCTCAGCACCCACACGCGCCGCGGCGTCGCCCACCCCCTGCCCAAGGAGATCCAGGGCAACGCCGGCGCCTTCATCGAGTTCGTGCAGCGCCAGATCCACGCGCAGGAGCTGCCCCCGGCCATGATCGCCGCCGTGGACGAGATCTCGCTGTTCCTGGACGCGGAGGTGCTGGGCAGCGACGAGCGCAAGGAGAGCGCGCTGCAGACCGTGGGCAACGGCGAGCCCTGGTGCGAGCTGGTGCTGACCCTGCTGGCCGACGGCGGCGTCCTCCCGGCCCTGGTCATCTCCAGGGGCCGCCCGCCCTGCCCCACCGCCCTGCCCAAATCCATCCTGCTGGAGTCCAAGGAGAGCGGCTGCGGCGACGACGAGATCATGGAGCTGTGGGCGGCCCGGGTGTGGAGGAAGCACACGGAGTGCCGGGGCGGCGCCTCCAAAGGGATGCTGGTGCTGGATTGCCACCGGACGCACCTGTCCGAGGAGGTGCTGGCCGTGCTCAGCGCGGCCGGGGCGCTGCCGGCCGTCATCCCCGCGGGGTGCAGCTCCCGCACCCAGCCCCTGGACGTGTGCGTCAAGAGGTCCCTGAAAAATTTCCTCCACAAAAAATGGAGAGAGCGGGCCAGAGACCTGGCGGATTCCGACTCCTCCgcgctgctccagctgctgctggggtggctggGAGAAGCTTTGGAAGTGCTCGGGAATTGCCCGGAATTGATCCGGAAATCCTTCCTGGTGGCCAGCGTCCTGCCAGGGCCGGCCGGGGACTCGGGATCCCCGCGGCGCAACGGCGAcgagcaggaggagctgatcGCCGCCatggaggagaggctgaaaaTCGCCAAAACCCGGGAATCCTCCCCGGAATTCCCGGAGAACGACGACCCCGAGGCCGACCCTGACATCCTGCACCGGCTCTTCGAGGGGGAGAGCGAGGCCGAGTCCTTCTACGGCTTCGAGGAGGCGGACTTGGAGCTGATGGAGATTTGa
- the POGZ gene encoding pogo transposable element with ZNF domain isoform X1: MADTDLFMECEEEELEPWQKISDVIEDSVVEDYNSMEKNPTGGNAAVQPGGQSLLLAQSPAPGLGAVVTQPLLRPVQLMQNANHGTNPPAGTQPIFITTQGFPVQNVRPVQSPMNQVGIVLNVQQGQTVRPITLVPAPGTQFVKPAVGVPQVFSPVAQVRPGSAGPGRPATNAFATVIPATLTLRSTVPQAQAPQQMSIASFVTVKRPGVPGDGGSGGPEVAKLVNTLGTVPSLAHGPAALAVPNSSPGSAQRGPAGEASASAAPRKGSSSPIPSLDFQDGGRKVCPKCDSQFRVTEALRGHMCYCCPELVEFLKKRKSLDSEPAPPSAKAPSPAQGAAPAPPPTPPKAAPEPGEGGADPAQAKLIMLVDEFYYGRDGGKGAAVPPCPRVPTSFRCPHCTKRLKNNIRFMNHMKHHVELDQQNGEVDVHTICQHCYRHFSTPFQLQCHLENVHSPYESSTKCKICEWAFESEPLFLQHMKDTHKPGEMPYVCQVCQYRSSLYSEVDSHFRLIHEDTRHLLCPYCLKVFKNGNAFQQHFMRHQKKSVYHCNKCRLQFLFAKDKIEHKLQHHKTFRKPKQLEGLKPGTKVTIRASRGQPRSLPLEPPHGMGPDPAPLGPSSDPQPLFLCHRNAPRRAGKKTSGLGRQTCLECSFEIPDFPNHFPTYVHCSLCRYSTCCSRAYANHMINNHVPRKSPKYLALFKNYTASGVRLSCSSCLFVTSEGDSMAKHLVFNPSHESSNIIVQGPSWISHSRHPQDAPQPPPCPTPSPPPPPKPQTPQKPQAPAPTPPPAPAPPPPEAAPGPSPPEPAQREPEPGRKEALSVRKLRVVLFALCSSPEQAARHFRSPPRRIRRWLRRCRALQDERPELPEGKYLSLEAEEKLAEWVLTQREQQLPVNEETLFQKATKIGRALEGGFQISYEWAVRFMLRHHLSTHTRRGVAHPLPKEIQGNAGAFIEFVQRQIHAQELPPAMIAAVDEISLFLDAEVLGSDERKESALQTVGNGEPWCELVLTLLADGGVLPALVISRGRPPCPTALPKSILLESKESGCGDDEIMELWAARVWRKHTECRGGASKGMLVLDCHRTHLSEEVLAVLSAAGALPAVIPAGCSSRTQPLDVCVKRSLKNFLHKKWRERARDLADSDSSALLQLLLGWLGEALEVLGNCPELIRKSFLVASVLPGPAGDSGSPRRNGDEQEELIAAMEERLKIAKTRESSPEFPENDDPEADPDILHRLFEGESEAESFYGFEEADLELMEI; this comes from the exons ATGGCAGACACGGACCTTTTCATGGAAtgcgaggaggaggagctggagccatGGCAGAAAATCAGCGACGTCATCGAGGACTCCGTGGTGGAGGATTACAATTCCATGGAGAAAAATCCCACAG GCGGGAATGCTGCCGTCCAGCCGGGCGGGCAGTCGCTGCTGCTGGCGCAGAGCCCCGCGCCCGGCCTGGGGGCCGTGGTGACGCAGCCGCTGCTGCGGCCGGTGCAGCTGATGCAGAACGCCAACCACGGCACCAACCCGCCCGCGGGCACCCAGCCCATCTTCATCACCACCCAG GGGTTCCCGGTGCAGAACGTCCGGCCTGTGCAGAGCCCCATGAACCAGGTGGGCATCGTGCTCAATGTCCAGCAGGGCCAGACCGTCCGGCCAATCACCCTCGTGCCAg CCCCAGGTACCCAGTTTGTTAAACCAGCAGTTGGCGTTCCCCAGGTGTTCTCGCCGGTGGCGCAGGTGcggccgggcagcgccgggcccggccggccGGCCACCAACGCCTTCGCCACGGTCATCCCGGCCACGCTGACCCTGCGCAGCACCGTGCCCCAGGCCCAGGCGCCCCAGCAGA TGAGCATCGCCAGCTTCGTGACCGTGAAGCGCCCGGGCGTGCCCGGCGATggcggcagcggcggccccGAGGTGGCCAAGCTGGTGAACACGCTGGGCACGGTGCCCTCGCTGGcgcacggccccgccgcgctgGCCGTGCCGAACagcagccccggcagcgcccagcgcggccccgccggcgAGGCCTCGGCCTCGGCCGCGCCCCGCAAAG gcagctcctctcccattcccagcctggatttCCAGGATGGGGGGCGCAAGGTCTGTCCCAAGTGCGACTCGCAGTTCCGCGTCACCGAGGCGCTGCGGGGCCACATGTGT TACTGCTGCCCGGAGCTGGTGGAATTCCTGAAGAAACGCAAATCCCTGGATTCCGAGCCTGCCCCGCCCTCGGCCAAGGCCCCCTCCCCCGCCCAgggcgcggccccggccccgcccccgaCCCCGCCCAAGGCTGCACCTGAGCCAGGTGAGGGCGGGGCCGACCCCGCCCAGGCCAAGCTGATCATGCTGGTGGATGAGTTCTACTACGGGCGGGACGGGGGCAAGGGGGCGGCTGTGCCACCGTGCCCCAGGGTGCCCACGTCCTTCCGCTGCCCCCACTGCACCAAGCGCCTCAAGAACAACATCCG gttCATGAACCACATGAAGCACCACGTGGAGCTGGACCAGCAGAACGGGGAGGTGGACGTGCACACCATCTGCCAGCACTGCTACCGCCACTTCAGCACGCCCttccagctgcagtgccacCTGGAGAATGTGCACAGCCCCTACGAGTCCAGCA CCAAGTGCAAGATCTGTGAGTGGGCGTTTGAGAGCGAGCCGCTCTTCCTGCAGCACATGAAGGACACCCACAAACCCGGGGAGATGCCCTACGTCTGCCAG GTGTGCCAGTACCGCTCGTCGCTGTACTCGGAGGTGGACAGCCACTTCCGGCTGATCCACGAGGACACGCGGCACCTGCTCTGCCCCTACTGCCTCAAGGTGTTCAAGAACGGCAACGCCTTCCAGCAGCACTTCATGAGGCACCAG AAGAAGAGCGTGTACCACTGCAACAAGTGCCGCCTGCAGTTCCTGTTTGCCAAGGACAAGATTGAGCACAAGCTGCAGCACCACAAAACCTTCCGCAAGCCCAAGCAGCTCGAGGGGCTCAAACCCGGCACCAAG GTGACGATCCGCGCGTCCCGGGGCCAGCCCCGCTCGCTGCCGCTGGAGCCTCCCCACGGGATGGGCCCGGACCCGGCGCCCCTGGGACCCTCCTCCgacccccagcccctcttccTGTGCCACCGCAACGCCCCCCGCCGGGCCGGCAAAAAAAC GAGCGGCCTGGGCCGGCAGACGTGCCTGGAGTGCAGCTTCGAGATCCCCGACTTCCCCAACCACTTCCCCACCTACGTGCACTGCTCGCTGTGCCGCTacagcacctgctgctcccGCGCCTACGCCAACCACATGATCAA caACCACGTTCCCCGGAAAAGCCCCAAATATTTGGCTTTGTTCAAGAACTACACGGCCAG CGGGGTGAGGCTCTCatgctcctcctgcctcttcGTCACCTCTGAGGGCGACTCCATGGCCAAACATTTGGTGTTCAACCCCTCCCACGAGTCCAGCAACATCATTGTCCAAg GGCCTTCTTGGATATCACATTCCAG GCACCCCCAGGACGCGCCTCAGCCCCCTCCGTGCCCAACGCCCTCCCCTCCGCCGCCTCCCAAACCCCAGACGCCCCAGAAGCCCCAGGCCCCGGCCCCGACCCCgccgccagccccggccccgccgccgcccgagGCCGCCCCCGGCCCGAGCCCGCCGGAGCCCGCGCAGCGCGAGCCCGAGCCCGGCCGCAAGGAGGCGCTGTCGGTGCGGAAGCTGCGCGTGGTGCTGTTCGCGCTGTGCTCCAGCCCCGAGCAGGCGGCGCGGCACTTCCGCAGCCCCCCCCGCCGCATCCGCCGCTGGCTGCGCCGCTGCCGGGCCCTCCAGGACGAGCGCCCCGAGCTGCCCGAGGGCAAATACCTCAGCCTGGAGGCCGAGGAGAAGCTGGCCGAGTGGGTGCTGACGCAGCGCGAGCAGCAGCTGCCCGTCAACGAGGAGACGCTCTTCCAGAAGGCCACCAAGATCGGCAGGGCCCTGGAGGGGGGCTTCCAGATCTCCTACGAGTGGGCCGTGAGGTTCATGCTGCGGCACCACCTCAGCACCCACACGCGCCGCGGCGTCGCCCACCCCCTGCCCAAGGAGATCCAGGGCAACGCCGGCGCCTTCATCGAGTTCGTGCAGCGCCAGATCCACGCGCAGGAGCTGCCCCCGGCCATGATCGCCGCCGTGGACGAGATCTCGCTGTTCCTGGACGCGGAGGTGCTGGGCAGCGACGAGCGCAAGGAGAGCGCGCTGCAGACCGTGGGCAACGGCGAGCCCTGGTGCGAGCTGGTGCTGACCCTGCTGGCCGACGGCGGCGTCCTCCCGGCCCTGGTCATCTCCAGGGGCCGCCCGCCCTGCCCCACCGCCCTGCCCAAATCCATCCTGCTGGAGTCCAAGGAGAGCGGCTGCGGCGACGACGAGATCATGGAGCTGTGGGCGGCCCGGGTGTGGAGGAAGCACACGGAGTGCCGGGGCGGCGCCTCCAAAGGGATGCTGGTGCTGGATTGCCACCGGACGCACCTGTCCGAGGAGGTGCTGGCCGTGCTCAGCGCGGCCGGGGCGCTGCCGGCCGTCATCCCCGCGGGGTGCAGCTCCCGCACCCAGCCCCTGGACGTGTGCGTCAAGAGGTCCCTGAAAAATTTCCTCCACAAAAAATGGAGAGAGCGGGCCAGAGACCTGGCGGATTCCGACTCCTCCgcgctgctccagctgctgctggggtggctggGAGAAGCTTTGGAAGTGCTCGGGAATTGCCCGGAATTGATCCGGAAATCCTTCCTGGTGGCCAGCGTCCTGCCAGGGCCGGCCGGGGACTCGGGATCCCCGCGGCGCAACGGCGAcgagcaggaggagctgatcGCCGCCatggaggagaggctgaaaaTCGCCAAAACCCGGGAATCCTCCCCGGAATTCCCGGAGAACGACGACCCCGAGGCCGACCCTGACATCCTGCACCGGCTCTTCGAGGGGGAGAGCGAGGCCGAGTCCTTCTACGGCTTCGAGGAGGCGGACTTGGAGCTGATGGAGATTTGa